The bacterium sequence GACGTGGGGCCGCTGTTCCAGACGCCGCAGGAGACGGCCCGCCAGGCCGTCGAGAACGACGTGCACGTCGTGGGGGTCAGCTCGCTGGCCGCGGGGCACCTGACGCTGGTGCCGGCGCTGCGCGACGAGCTGGCCAAGCTCGGCCGGCCGGACATCCTGATCGTGGCCGGCGGCGTCATCCCGCCCGACGACTACCAGGCGCTGCGCGACGCGGGCGCCGCCGCGATCTTCCCGCCGGGCACGGTCATCACCACGGCCGCGGAAGACCTGCTGGGCCGGCTCCCGGGCGCGGGTTCGTGACGACGGGCGGGCACCGGGTCGGCGGGTTGGACCTCGACGGGTTCGAGGCCGGCGTCGTCGCCGGCGACCGCGCGGTGCTGGGCCGCGCCATCACCCTGGTGGAGAGCGGGCGCGAGGATCACCAGCGCCTGGCCCAGGAACTGCTCGCGCGCCTGCTGCCGCGCACCGGGTCCGCGCACCGCGTCGGCGTGACCGGCGTGCCCGGCGCCGGCAAGAGCACCCTCATCGACGTCCTGGGCACGCGGCTGACCTCGCAGGGGCACCGCGTGGCGGTGCTGGCCATCGACCCCAGCAGCAGCCTGACCGGCGGCAGCATCCTGGGCGACAAGACCCGCATGGCGCGCCTGGCCGCCGACCCCGCCGCCTTCATCCGCCCCAGCCCCAGCGCCCGCACCCTCGGCGGCGTGGGGCGCAAGACCCGCGAGACCATGCTGCTGTGCGAGGCCGCCGGCCACGACGTGGTGCTGGTCGAGACGGTCGGCGTGGGTCAGAGCGAGACCGTGGTCGCGGAGATGGTCGACGTCTTCCTGCTGATCACGCTCGCCGGCGCCGGCGACGAGCTGCAGGGCATCAAGCGCGGCGTGATGGAACTCGCCGACCTGGTCGCGGTCAACAAGTCCGACGGCGACAACCGCGCGGCCGCGGCGCTGGCCGCGGCGGAGATCCGCACCGCCCTGCACTTCATGCGCCCGCCGCACCCCGACTGGACGGTGCCGGTGCAGTGCGTGAGCGCGGCGACGGGGGAGGGCCTCGACGACCTCTGGCGCGAACTGGTCCGCCACCGCTCGACGATGTCCGCCAACGGCGCCCTCGCCGACCGACGCCAGCAGCAGCAGCTGCGCTGGATGTGGTCCCTGGTCGAGGACCGCCTGCGCGAGGGCCTGCGGCACGACCCGGCGGTGCGCCGCCTGCTGCCCGACCTCGAGCGCCGGGTGCGCGCCGGCGAGATCCCGCCCGGCCTGGCCGCCCGCCTGCTGCTGGACGCCCGCGGTTCCTGAACGCGCCCGCGCCGGATAATCGTTGCAACAAGCAATCACCGATCCTACCTTGGTGCCCACGTCCGGCGGCTGAAGCTCCGCCGGTCGGGGAGGTCCGAGATGCCCGCCGCGAACCGCGCCCTGTTGAGCCGCGCCGTCCTGCTGGACCTGCTGCGCCTGCACGAGGATCTGCTGGCCGACGTGACCGCGCTGCTGAAGGGGCACGGCATCACCGCGCCGCAGTACAACGTGCTGCGCATCCTGCGCGGCGCCGGTCCCGGCGGGTTGACCGGCACGGGCCTCGCCGCGGCCATGATCACCCGCGTGCCCGACGTCACCCGTCTCGTCGACCGTCTGGAGGCGGCGGGCCTGGTGCGCCGCGAGCGCTGCCGCGAGGACCGCCGCGTGGTGCACGTGCGGATCGAGGCCGCCGGGATGGCGCTGCTGGCGAGGTTGGACGCGCCGATGCTCGCCGAGCACGAGGCCGCGCTGCGCGGGATGACGCTGCAGGAACTCGAGGG is a genomic window containing:
- the meaB gene encoding methylmalonyl Co-A mutase-associated GTPase MeaB, whose amino-acid sequence is MTTGGHRVGGLDLDGFEAGVVAGDRAVLGRAITLVESGREDHQRLAQELLARLLPRTGSAHRVGVTGVPGAGKSTLIDVLGTRLTSQGHRVAVLAIDPSSSLTGGSILGDKTRMARLAADPAAFIRPSPSARTLGGVGRKTRETMLLCEAAGHDVVLVETVGVGQSETVVAEMVDVFLLITLAGAGDELQGIKRGVMELADLVAVNKSDGDNRAAAALAAAEIRTALHFMRPPHPDWTVPVQCVSAATGEGLDDLWRELVRHRSTMSANGALADRRQQQQLRWMWSLVEDRLREGLRHDPAVRRLLPDLERRVRAGEIPPGLAARLLLDARGS
- a CDS encoding MarR family transcriptional regulator, coding for MPAANRALLSRAVLLDLLRLHEDLLADVTALLKGHGITAPQYNVLRILRGAGPGGLTGTGLAAAMITRVPDVTRLVDRLEAAGLVRRERCREDRRVVHVRIEAAGMALLARLDAPMLAEHEAALRGMTLQELEGLAGSLRRALAVRQG